From the genome of Polyangiaceae bacterium, one region includes:
- a CDS encoding 3-isopropylmalate dehydratase: protein MPQKILAGRATDPQLRGDLVQVKVDQIILSRSPGRTLAEALALGMKKTPVELAVAYEGTCVTDARSLAEIADGAPRAVLPEFPAHNVPIARGGIGFPAPVHLERFAAPARFALTDDMRLAPVGGIGMFAMVVSPAQLGQALATGSVWVRPPRSVQVHLSGRVRPFVCARDVALELLRRGLDEIVRRIEAEHHAPVVLEFAGPSARLISVSDRAVFCGIAPQVGAAAALFVSDEKTEVFLRDQRRSKAHRALVPDPGAPCEEVISIDLATVDPLLMDETGTVRPVRDLAGKPVAQVVLGGDSGVTLRDMLAAAMLLKSKRVPPRLDLIVAPPSRQVLEVLAQSGSLVDLIATGARIIEPDRRITHGDLYPPPPGGLSLRTADPAPRISGSPPFVVASAETLAYAVATGAVGDPRSFKRPVRVTVPRALPTDDVLVLRDKKGEGTVSGKAPALAPIAAWKGAATLDVVKGIRHAPALVAVGQNASTAAPPSAGIALVLQSVDEVRAAAEAMIELANLRAVIAPLIPSGIVTIFASEGIAALGADASTIEALAKEKTLTLPEPAQWSNKVRATVGEQTIDLAWLAIGTERTWTHAGTSRPAPSGKGSKA, encoded by the coding sequence ATGCCTCAAAAAATCCTCGCAGGTCGCGCCACCGATCCGCAGCTCCGAGGGGATCTCGTTCAGGTCAAGGTCGACCAGATCATCCTGTCCCGAAGCCCCGGACGAACCCTGGCTGAAGCCCTTGCGCTCGGCATGAAGAAAACGCCTGTCGAGCTGGCGGTGGCCTACGAGGGCACGTGCGTCACCGACGCGCGATCGCTTGCCGAAATCGCCGACGGAGCACCTCGCGCAGTGCTGCCCGAGTTTCCCGCACACAACGTGCCCATCGCACGCGGCGGCATCGGGTTCCCCGCGCCCGTGCACCTCGAACGATTCGCCGCTCCTGCCAGGTTTGCCCTGACAGACGACATGCGCCTCGCACCCGTGGGAGGCATCGGCATGTTCGCCATGGTGGTTTCTCCTGCCCAACTCGGGCAAGCCCTCGCCACGGGATCCGTGTGGGTCAGGCCTCCACGCAGCGTACAAGTCCACCTGTCGGGTCGCGTGCGTCCGTTCGTGTGCGCGCGCGATGTCGCCCTGGAACTGCTCAGGCGCGGCCTCGACGAGATCGTCCGGCGCATCGAAGCCGAACATCACGCGCCCGTCGTGCTGGAATTCGCGGGCCCGAGCGCACGCCTCATCTCGGTATCGGATCGCGCCGTGTTTTGCGGCATCGCTCCTCAAGTCGGTGCGGCCGCGGCGCTGTTCGTCAGCGACGAAAAAACGGAAGTGTTCCTCCGCGATCAGCGCCGATCCAAAGCGCACCGAGCGCTCGTTCCTGATCCCGGCGCCCCGTGTGAAGAAGTCATCTCCATCGATCTCGCTACCGTAGACCCGCTCCTCATGGACGAGACGGGCACCGTTCGTCCCGTGCGCGATCTCGCGGGCAAACCCGTTGCGCAAGTGGTCCTCGGTGGTGATTCCGGGGTCACGCTGCGCGACATGCTCGCTGCAGCGATGCTCCTGAAGTCCAAGCGCGTGCCTCCGCGGCTGGATCTAATCGTTGCGCCTCCATCACGACAGGTTCTCGAAGTGCTCGCGCAATCGGGATCTCTCGTCGATCTCATCGCAACGGGAGCGCGCATCATCGAGCCGGATCGACGCATCACGCACGGTGATCTCTACCCGCCTCCTCCAGGTGGTTTGTCTTTGCGTACGGCAGATCCCGCGCCGCGCATCTCGGGCTCGCCTCCGTTCGTCGTCGCATCTGCAGAAACGCTCGCGTACGCCGTCGCCACGGGAGCCGTCGGTGATCCGCGCTCATTCAAGCGCCCGGTTCGCGTCACGGTACCGCGCGCGCTTCCGACAGATGATGTGCTCGTGCTTCGCGACAAGAAGGGGGAGGGGACGGTTTCTGGAAAAGCGCCCGCGCTTGCGCCAATCGCAGCGTGGAAAGGCGCCGCCACGCTCGACGTGGTCAAAGGCATCCGCCACGCGCCGGCCTTGGTTGCCGTGGGCCAAAACGCTTCGACGGCAGCGCCGCCTTCAGCAGGCATCGCGCTCGTTCTGCAATCGGTGGACGAAGTGCGAGCGGCCGCAGAAGCGATGATCGAGCTCGCGAACCTGCGCGCTGTCATCGCGCCGCTCATCCCGAGCGGCATCGTCACGATCTTCGCCAGCGAAGGCATCGCAGCGCTCGGCGCCGACGCATCGACGATCGAAGCGCTCGCCAAGGAAAAAACGCTCACGCTGCCCGAACCTGCGCAGTGGTCGAACAAGGTTCGAGCAACCGTTGGTGAACAAACGATCGACTTGGCCTGGCTCGCGATCGGTACCGAGCGCACGTGGACGCACGCGGGAACCTCGAGACCGGCGCCGTCTGGAAAAGGTTCGAAGGCGTAG
- a CDS encoding DUF4139 domain-containing protein gives MIGLLRSRLGLVGGFFLVAAALPLSGCARGPDVESALSLRRVVIYRNGVGYYERRGHVEEPEVAFKVRTERIGDFLATLAVMEQGGSSVRSASFPVDIDKKPGDDDDEEEADESEVEPAPDARYGFPMPPQPPKPKKKKKKDDRETVRLTLDGNEHDLVVGYVAETPVWRPSYRLVIGKPGAGATEPVADLQAWGIVQNQSGEDWKGVKLTLVAGAPLAFQATLDKPVIPQRPVVTDQGEVIGALPQTETTLASAAPAPPPPPPGVYGGYAGDEEGGETLDGLLAEAEDADMPAEARMAAPTSRSAPMKKAERSRSVAGNYGGAGRATGMPAQPYRPEPGVIPSGPRNVNALAAVAVEGGTTRYDLPFPVDIPNKSATMVLLLAQRVPGEANFLFAPDGGVPASHSHPFRVARFTNTTKGMLEKGPIAVFDDGAFLGQGMVDPLPPGAIATVPFALERGIAVTTDRKQDELSARLARIESGQLYIERDYVYHTKYTVSNGTDFDARTLVKHPRNPGTRLENPPKGTEDNIGTGTALVPFMTPKRGTNTLDVEERRSFTRNVDVLSNLADDAVKAYLADPRADKLVVAELKKAWEARARLRSAIDERNKLSTEQANLERESEQLRRNLKAIEKVKDDPRDTVSRQNTEKMRRDFTERLGKASSRLGEITKRLTIIEIEVSEQSIRLRDIISGIKLDKPLPTP, from the coding sequence ATGATCGGACTGCTTCGTTCGCGATTGGGCTTGGTAGGAGGGTTTTTCCTCGTTGCGGCGGCGTTGCCGCTCAGCGGTTGCGCACGTGGACCAGACGTGGAAAGCGCGTTGTCGCTGCGGCGTGTGGTGATCTATCGCAACGGCGTTGGGTACTACGAACGTCGTGGACACGTGGAGGAACCCGAGGTTGCGTTCAAAGTTCGGACGGAACGGATTGGTGATTTTCTCGCGACGCTCGCGGTGATGGAGCAAGGTGGAAGCAGCGTGCGAAGCGCTTCCTTTCCCGTCGATATCGACAAGAAACCGGGCGACGACGACGACGAGGAAGAGGCGGACGAGAGCGAGGTCGAGCCTGCGCCCGACGCTCGTTACGGCTTTCCGATGCCTCCGCAGCCGCCGAAGCCGAAGAAAAAAAAGAAGAAGGACGACCGTGAAACGGTGCGTTTGACGCTCGATGGGAACGAGCATGACTTGGTCGTCGGGTACGTTGCGGAGACGCCCGTGTGGCGGCCGTCGTATCGCCTCGTCATCGGCAAACCGGGAGCGGGTGCAACCGAGCCTGTCGCGGATTTGCAAGCTTGGGGCATCGTGCAGAACCAATCGGGCGAGGATTGGAAAGGCGTGAAGCTCACGCTCGTGGCCGGCGCGCCACTTGCGTTCCAAGCGACCCTGGACAAACCCGTCATTCCGCAGCGCCCTGTCGTCACGGATCAGGGCGAAGTCATCGGAGCACTTCCGCAAACCGAGACGACGCTCGCATCGGCGGCTCCAGCGCCTCCACCGCCGCCGCCAGGTGTTTATGGTGGATATGCTGGCGACGAGGAAGGCGGCGAGACACTCGATGGGTTGCTTGCCGAGGCCGAAGATGCCGACATGCCGGCTGAGGCGCGGATGGCGGCTCCGACATCTCGGTCGGCACCGATGAAGAAGGCCGAGCGTTCACGCAGCGTGGCGGGGAACTATGGGGGCGCCGGTCGCGCCACGGGGATGCCGGCGCAACCGTATCGACCCGAGCCTGGAGTCATTCCGTCGGGGCCGCGCAACGTCAATGCGCTTGCTGCGGTGGCCGTGGAAGGCGGCACGACGCGGTACGATCTCCCCTTCCCCGTCGACATTCCGAACAAGAGCGCGACGATGGTCTTGCTGCTCGCGCAACGCGTTCCAGGCGAAGCCAACTTCTTGTTCGCGCCAGACGGCGGCGTGCCGGCGTCGCACTCCCATCCGTTCCGCGTAGCTCGCTTTACGAACACCACGAAGGGCATGCTCGAAAAGGGCCCCATCGCGGTCTTCGACGACGGAGCGTTCCTTGGTCAAGGCATGGTCGATCCGCTTCCGCCGGGAGCCATCGCGACCGTTCCGTTTGCGCTCGAGCGAGGCATCGCGGTCACGACGGATCGCAAGCAGGACGAGCTCAGTGCGCGGCTTGCGAGGATTGAATCGGGGCAGCTCTACATCGAGCGCGATTACGTCTATCACACGAAATACACCGTCAGTAACGGCACGGACTTCGACGCTCGTACGCTCGTGAAGCATCCGCGCAATCCTGGTACGCGCCTCGAGAATCCACCGAAGGGAACCGAGGACAACATCGGCACGGGCACGGCGCTGGTTCCATTCATGACGCCGAAGCGTGGAACGAACACGCTCGACGTGGAAGAACGGCGCAGTTTTACCCGCAACGTCGATGTTTTGTCGAACCTTGCGGACGATGCGGTCAAGGCTTACTTGGCGGATCCGCGCGCGGACAAACTCGTCGTGGCCGAACTAAAAAAGGCGTGGGAGGCGCGTGCTCGGCTCCGCAGCGCGATCGACGAGCGGAACAAGCTTTCCACCGAACAGGCCAACCTCGAGCGCGAGAGTGAGCAATTGCGGCGCAACTTGAAGGCGATCGAGAAGGTCAAAGACGATCCGCGCGACACGGTTTCACGTCAAAACACCGAGAAGATGCGCCGAGACTTCACGGAACGTTTGGGCAAAGCATCATCGCGGCTCGGTGAAATCACCAAGCGTCTGACGATCATCGAGATCGAGGTCAGCGAGCAATCGATTCGGCTGCGCGACATCATCAGCGGGATCAAGCTGGACAAACCCCTTCCCACTCCCTGA